From the genome of Thermodesulfobacteriota bacterium, one region includes:
- a CDS encoding TolC family protein, with the protein MKGLIGKRLPSRRGRAALALLLLLAAFPAAAHAMDAVDFRQALARAFRGNPALAAAGLGYAAGREDVGAARSAFFPSLVFEHRFVRTSLPAEAFALKLNEGRLAQEDFQDVANFNDPPPRNDFISTLTLEQPLIAPGAYVGYRMARTEGEAKRLDLSRAKEETAYRVLAAFLDVLTAKARVGVAERELSDSLEHLRIAEAAERAGTGPSSDVLRSKVSVAAAEGGKVTAENRLELARRALALAMGEKGAAMADAAGPPPEFPEPGTLEEHQAAALMRPDLRAGSLRVENAGGNESLKKAEYLPTVGLTGAYQVDAEGGPFHSDNRSWKVGVGLRWNLFDGLRRESEVSRAAIERRKAEELHRGEADRASFEVAAAWLGIREAMRRVEIARAAEASADEGVRRIRARYENQLGRMIDLLDAQAALNRVRADAVGAENDLRHARARLLYVSGTLLPWAEEAAGR; encoded by the coding sequence ATGAAGGGGCTGATCGGGAAGCGCCTCCCCTCCCGCCGGGGGCGGGCGGCGCTCGCACTGCTGCTCCTGCTCGCGGCGTTCCCGGCGGCCGCGCACGCCATGGACGCCGTCGATTTCCGCCAGGCGCTGGCGCGCGCCTTCCGGGGGAACCCGGCGCTCGCGGCCGCGGGGCTCGGCTACGCCGCGGGGCGGGAGGACGTCGGCGCTGCCCGGAGCGCCTTCTTCCCCTCCCTGGTCTTCGAGCACCGGTTCGTCCGCACCAGCCTGCCGGCCGAGGCGTTCGCCCTCAAGCTCAACGAGGGACGGCTGGCGCAGGAAGATTTCCAGGACGTCGCCAACTTCAACGATCCCCCGCCGCGGAACGACTTCATTTCGACGCTCACCCTCGAGCAGCCCCTCATCGCGCCCGGCGCGTATGTCGGGTACCGCATGGCCCGAACGGAAGGCGAGGCGAAGCGGCTGGACCTGTCGCGGGCGAAGGAGGAGACGGCGTACCGCGTGCTGGCGGCGTTCCTCGACGTCCTGACGGCGAAGGCGCGCGTCGGCGTCGCGGAACGGGAGCTGTCGGATTCGCTGGAGCATCTGCGGATCGCGGAGGCCGCGGAGCGCGCGGGAACGGGGCCGTCCTCGGACGTTTTGCGGTCGAAGGTCTCCGTCGCCGCGGCGGAGGGCGGGAAGGTGACCGCCGAAAACCGCCTGGAGCTCGCGCGGCGCGCGCTGGCGCTGGCGATGGGGGAGAAGGGGGCGGCGATGGCGGACGCCGCCGGCCCGCCGCCGGAGTTCCCCGAGCCGGGAACCCTCGAGGAGCACCAGGCCGCGGCTTTGATGCGCCCCGACCTGCGGGCCGGCTCGCTGCGGGTGGAGAACGCCGGCGGCAACGAGTCGCTGAAAAAGGCGGAATACCTCCCCACCGTGGGGCTGACCGGCGCGTACCAGGTCGACGCGGAGGGCGGGCCGTTCCATTCCGACAACCGGAGCTGGAAGGTCGGCGTGGGACTGAGATGGAACCTGTTCGACGGACTGCGGCGGGAGTCGGAGGTTTCCAGGGCGGCGATCGAGCGCAGGAAGGCGGAGGAGCTGCACCGGGGGGAGGCGGACCGGGCCTCGTTCGAGGTGGCCGCCGCCTGGCTCGGAATCCGGGAAGCGATGCGGAGGGTGGAGATCGCGCGGGCGGCGGAGGCCTCCGCCGATGAGGGGGTCCGCCGGATCCGGGCCCGGTACGAAAACCAGCTCGGGCGGATGATCGACCTGCTCGATGCCCAGGCGGCGCTGAACCGGGTGCGCGCCGACGCGGTGGGCGCGGAGAACGATCTCCGGCACGCCCGCGCGCGCCTTCTGTACGTTTCGGGGACGCTCCTTCCCTGGGCGGAGGAAGCAGCCGGGAGATGA